The following coding sequences are from one Rathayibacter sp. VKM Ac-2760 window:
- a CDS encoding glycosyltransferase family 4 protein yields MSDGLWRDGLWRDGLWRDGLWRDGVVLATNNGDIGGGEVMLLSLAAALEELGVAVTVVGPSQPGRLVAAARAAGHRVVELEASGRRGWMRALRRWDASSRAGVLWCNGLVPAVATAGRGRRVVHLHQLPHGAQRALVPLARAGALATVVPSRFLAAAVRGASVLENWCAPVQPAGRREQRDGVTVLGFLGRPSVAKGVVVLAEALALLEAAEPGAHRLLLAGEPRFVSERARREVEAALAPVAALVDRPGWLAPADFFARVDLVVVPSVEPESFGLVVAEAMSARLPVLVSDAGALMEVSGPSISDRIPAGDAGMLAAALRGATIEERLAETAGRHARWSEEFSPEAGRRRVREFLRSLEEKGAE; encoded by the coding sequence ATGAGCGACGGCCTGTGGCGCGACGGCCTGTGGCGCGACGGTTTGTGGCGCGACGGTCTGTGGCGCGACGGCGTGGTCCTCGCCACCAACAACGGCGACATCGGCGGCGGCGAGGTGATGCTGCTGAGCCTCGCCGCGGCACTCGAGGAGCTCGGGGTCGCGGTAACCGTCGTCGGCCCCTCGCAGCCGGGCCGGCTCGTCGCCGCGGCCCGGGCGGCGGGGCACCGGGTCGTCGAGCTGGAGGCGTCGGGCCGCCGCGGCTGGATGCGCGCGCTGCGGCGCTGGGACGCGTCCTCGCGCGCGGGGGTGCTCTGGTGCAACGGGCTGGTGCCCGCGGTCGCGACCGCCGGGCGCGGGCGCCGGGTGGTGCACCTGCATCAGCTCCCGCACGGGGCGCAGCGGGCACTCGTGCCGCTCGCCCGGGCGGGGGCGCTGGCCACGGTGGTGCCGTCGCGGTTCCTCGCCGCCGCCGTGCGCGGGGCGAGCGTGCTGGAGAACTGGTGCGCGCCCGTCCAGCCGGCCGGGCGGCGGGAGCAGCGCGACGGGGTCACCGTGCTGGGCTTCCTCGGCCGTCCCTCCGTCGCGAAAGGCGTGGTCGTGCTCGCCGAGGCGCTCGCGCTGCTCGAGGCGGCGGAGCCGGGCGCCCACCGCCTGCTGCTGGCCGGCGAGCCGCGGTTCGTCTCGGAGCGGGCGCGCCGCGAGGTCGAGGCGGCTCTCGCGCCGGTCGCGGCGCTCGTGGACCGGCCGGGATGGCTCGCGCCGGCCGACTTCTTCGCGCGGGTGGACCTCGTGGTGGTGCCCTCGGTCGAGCCGGAATCGTTCGGTCTCGTGGTCGCGGAGGCGATGTCCGCCCGGCTGCCGGTGCTGGTGAGCGATGCCGGTGCGCTGATGGAGGTCAGTGGTCCGTCGATCAGCGACAGGATTCCGGCGGGAGACGCCGGGATGCTGGCCGCGGCTCTGCGTGGCGCGACGATCGAGGAAAGGCTCGCGGAGACGGCCGGAAGGCACGCGCGCTGGAGCGAGGAGTTCTCGCCGGAAGCGGGCCGGAGAAGAGTGCGGGAATTTCTGCGCAGTCTCGAGGAGAAGGGGGCGGAATGA
- a CDS encoding nucleotidyltransferase family protein, with amino-acid sequence MELVTVLFAEEAVPLLTAFVHRRAESAGLRALVLKGPIADADGLRPPRASGDVDVLVPPTELAALLALLAEDGWTARPWPDGPTLAEKHSRSYRHPDWPVDIDVHWRWPGFLVPPAEAFESLWARRRTVEIAGRPVAAIGVVDMALVLALHSLRDAWQITDPRHTGPSDYELLVEAVAARSALHAPLGRVAESLGAVPTAAPFLSALGIEARAGDAPAEELRAWRLGAV; translated from the coding sequence ATGGAGCTCGTGACCGTTCTCTTCGCCGAGGAGGCGGTCCCGCTGCTGACGGCGTTCGTGCACCGGCGGGCCGAGTCGGCCGGGCTGCGCGCCCTCGTGCTCAAGGGCCCGATCGCCGACGCGGACGGGCTGCGGCCACCCCGCGCCTCGGGCGACGTCGACGTGCTCGTGCCGCCGACCGAGCTGGCGGCCCTGCTCGCGCTGCTCGCCGAGGACGGCTGGACCGCGCGCCCGTGGCCGGACGGGCCGACCCTCGCCGAGAAGCACTCCCGCAGCTACCGGCACCCGGACTGGCCGGTCGACATCGACGTGCACTGGCGCTGGCCGGGGTTCCTCGTGCCCCCGGCCGAGGCCTTCGAGAGCCTGTGGGCCCGCCGGCGGACCGTCGAGATCGCGGGCCGGCCGGTGGCGGCGATCGGGGTCGTCGACATGGCGCTGGTGCTGGCGCTGCACTCGCTCCGGGACGCCTGGCAGATCACCGATCCGCGGCACACCGGGCCCTCCGACTACGAGCTGCTCGTCGAGGCGGTCGCCGCCCGGTCCGCCCTGCACGCCCCGCTCGGGCGCGTCGCGGAGTCGCTCGGCGCCGTGCCGACCGCCGCGCCGTTCCTGAGCGCGCTCGGCATCGAGGCCCGGGCGGGCGATGCTCCGGCCGAGGAGCTGCGCGCCTGGCGGCTCGGCGCGGTCTGA
- a CDS encoding PqqD family protein: MSARELTVAPFGLGVRLSFDETVPDAVIASVQESWSDVTDVAERPGTAHRIAMTEPVGIAGVIAQPSEEALAEHIGAALTVAAADACRGRLLSIHASALALPDGRVVAFTGRPGAGKSTLISLAGRRYGYVTDETVAVRRDGTVLPFRKPIALHADGSGWKRHRSPAASGMLPLPEAPLRLAGLWLLARDPHGPDEPELEDVGFDEALRALLPELSWFAELPSALHHLADLVDAIGGVRRLRYREAESVLPLLVGVGEPAAVQRTEPGVSANAPAAPGAFRRDARTEWIERDGVVSCLRGSLVESLTGIAPALWRALGHPATLEELTAAVVAEHGAPPEGEAQEPVAAVLAELAERGLVERTASPD, from the coding sequence ATGAGCGCGCGGGAGCTCACCGTCGCGCCCTTCGGGCTCGGCGTGCGGCTGAGCTTCGACGAGACCGTCCCCGACGCCGTGATCGCGTCGGTGCAGGAGTCGTGGAGTGACGTGACCGACGTCGCGGAACGCCCGGGCACCGCGCACCGCATCGCGATGACCGAGCCCGTGGGGATCGCGGGCGTGATCGCGCAGCCGAGCGAGGAGGCGCTGGCCGAGCACATCGGCGCGGCGCTCACCGTCGCCGCCGCCGACGCCTGCCGGGGGCGGCTGCTCAGCATCCACGCCTCCGCCCTCGCCCTGCCCGACGGGCGGGTCGTCGCCTTCACCGGGCGCCCCGGGGCCGGCAAGTCGACGCTGATCAGCCTGGCGGGCCGCCGCTACGGCTACGTGACCGACGAGACGGTCGCCGTCCGGCGCGACGGAACGGTCCTGCCGTTCCGGAAGCCGATCGCCCTGCACGCCGACGGCTCGGGCTGGAAGCGGCACCGCTCCCCCGCCGCCTCGGGGATGCTCCCGCTGCCCGAGGCGCCCCTGCGGCTCGCCGGCCTGTGGCTGCTCGCCCGCGACCCGCACGGACCCGACGAGCCCGAGCTCGAGGACGTCGGCTTCGACGAGGCGCTGCGCGCCCTCCTGCCCGAGCTGAGCTGGTTCGCCGAGCTGCCCTCGGCGCTGCACCACCTCGCCGACCTGGTCGACGCGATCGGCGGCGTGCGGCGGCTGCGCTACCGCGAGGCGGAGTCGGTGCTGCCGCTGCTCGTGGGCGTCGGCGAGCCCGCGGCCGTCCAGCGGACGGAGCCGGGAGTTTCGGCGAACGCTCCGGCAGCGCCCGGCGCCTTCCGCCGCGATGCCCGCACCGAGTGGATCGAGCGCGACGGCGTCGTCTCCTGCCTTCGCGGGAGCCTCGTCGAGTCGCTGACCGGGATCGCCCCAGCGCTCTGGCGCGCACTGGGGCACCCGGCGACGCTCGAGGAGCTGACGGCGGCCGTCGTCGCCGAGCACGGCGCCCCGCCGGAGGGCGAGGCGCAGGAGCCGGTGGCGGCGGTGCTCGCCGAGCTGGCCGAGCGCGGGCTGGTCGAGCGGACGGCCTCCCCGGACTGA
- a CDS encoding choice-of-anchor G family protein, translated as MSGKKTRSNGSNGLGVARRTVVAGAAWSVPAIMAAQSASAASVSCFPDGTTFRAQARGILLSGFLVGINLDNVVELQGQRALAPDQGSPVDLRTGAADVSALNSINVNIGGTTRLLSSILSIVAPADAGVLNQYAQANINGQVRGASGAVTNGGALVFDNPGAATFPDFATLDLRTILTGLAGSPAAGLVGQVTDLRLQIGALIGRALLDSLCVPTATTVVRDYQIGRLNLVAASPLLGAIVTLVSNVLTLVQNTVNAIPFNTIVIDSAAIFDGNIPGAGQPIQAQLGVTPATITIDLLSLFGPAPGQPGNVPFGTYAAYFNSLPPNSTLFVDNNLTLPTAAVTNFTTALVSTLTARIQDNIVLNGTVLRNATGGVATTVNGLLNTVLNGTLLTAVSSLQTLLLTPLFNALRDLIQIDVNAQNRSTNPTGPAAFESLPVGRFDVAALYIRAVGAANLLDLFLARGSGGENTPQP; from the coding sequence ATGAGCGGCAAGAAGACCAGGAGCAACGGGAGCAACGGCCTCGGGGTCGCCCGGCGCACGGTCGTCGCGGGTGCCGCCTGGTCGGTGCCGGCGATCATGGCCGCGCAGTCCGCCTCCGCGGCCTCGGTCAGCTGCTTCCCCGACGGGACGACGTTCCGGGCGCAGGCGCGCGGCATCCTCCTCAGCGGCTTCCTGGTGGGGATCAACCTCGACAACGTGGTCGAACTCCAGGGGCAGCGCGCTCTCGCGCCCGACCAGGGCAGTCCGGTCGACCTGCGGACGGGCGCGGCGGACGTCTCCGCCCTCAACTCGATCAACGTCAACATCGGCGGGACGACCCGCCTGCTCTCCAGCATCCTCTCGATCGTCGCACCGGCCGACGCCGGCGTCCTGAACCAGTACGCGCAGGCCAACATCAACGGGCAGGTGCGCGGTGCATCGGGCGCGGTCACCAACGGCGGAGCCCTGGTCTTCGACAACCCCGGAGCGGCGACCTTCCCCGACTTCGCGACCCTCGACCTGCGGACGATCCTCACCGGTCTCGCCGGATCGCCCGCCGCGGGTCTCGTCGGGCAGGTCACCGACCTGCGGCTGCAGATCGGCGCCCTCATCGGCCGGGCGCTGCTCGATTCGCTCTGCGTGCCGACCGCGACCACCGTCGTGCGCGACTACCAGATCGGACGGCTGAACCTGGTGGCGGCGTCGCCGCTGCTCGGGGCGATCGTCACCCTCGTGTCGAACGTGCTCACGCTGGTGCAGAACACGGTCAACGCCATTCCGTTCAACACCATCGTCATCGACAGCGCTGCGATCTTCGACGGCAACATCCCCGGGGCGGGGCAGCCGATCCAGGCGCAGCTCGGAGTCACGCCCGCGACGATCACGATCGACCTCCTGTCGCTGTTCGGGCCGGCGCCGGGCCAGCCGGGCAACGTCCCGTTCGGCACCTATGCCGCCTACTTCAACAGCCTGCCGCCGAACTCGACCCTCTTCGTCGACAACAACCTCACGCTGCCGACGGCCGCCGTCACCAACTTCACGACAGCGCTGGTCAGCACCCTCACCGCCCGCATTCAGGACAACATCGTTCTCAACGGCACGGTGCTCCGGAACGCGACGGGAGGGGTCGCCACCACCGTCAACGGACTCCTGAACACGGTGCTGAACGGGACGCTCCTGACAGCCGTCTCGTCGCTGCAGACGCTCCTGCTGACCCCGCTGTTCAACGCCCTGCGGGACCTCATCCAGATCGACGTCAACGCGCAGAACCGCTCGACCAACCCGACCGGCCCCGCCGCCTTCGAGAGCCTGCCGGTCGGCCGATTCGACGTCGCGGCGCTCTACATCCGGGCGGTCGGCGCGGCGAACCTGCTCGACCTGTTCCTCGCCCGCGGGTCGGGCGGCGAGAACACTCCACAGCCCTAG
- a CDS encoding PqqD family peptide modification chaperone: MPRLDPRARHWRRHPDAAFVDLHGRVLVLPLAASPLGSPYAMRASVAETWRALGDEAQSFAELADRLAELHTVAAEEIADDLAGILTEMEQLLLVEGLEGPEHHR; the protein is encoded by the coding sequence ATGCCGCGACTCGATCCCCGTGCGCGTCACTGGCGCCGGCACCCCGACGCCGCCTTCGTCGACCTGCACGGGCGCGTCCTCGTCCTGCCGCTGGCAGCGTCGCCGCTCGGCAGCCCGTACGCGATGCGGGCGAGCGTGGCGGAGACCTGGCGGGCCCTCGGCGACGAGGCGCAGAGCTTCGCCGAGCTCGCCGACCGGCTCGCCGAGCTGCACACCGTCGCGGCGGAGGAGATCGCCGACGACCTCGCCGGGATCCTGACCGAGATGGAGCAGCTGCTGCTCGTCGAGGGCCTCGAGGGCCCGGAGCACCACCGATGA
- a CDS encoding glycosyltransferase family 2 protein, with product MRASVIVPSYAGAARLPRLLAALAAQSHPELEVVVVLDGVVDDSEQVLQRFPVRRVVLPENRGRSAALNAGFAAATGDVLIRCDDDLEPAPGWAAAHVGAHVAQHGTEPVGVVGLCPNVYPDSAYARAYGRDADARFRAHAAAVPPASAWRLWGGNVSVTRSTFDRVGGYGADYREYGWEDVDWGYRLHRLGLPVRLEPGAEAAHHGASTSTVIRSRRAFLSGAARRTFERLHPEARTPEEAPAGPWDAAVRALARVESEARLARLAAGVDAVLPAVPRAIGRKLVALTVESAAIAGYQRAGARRA from the coding sequence ATGAGGGCCAGCGTGATCGTCCCCAGCTACGCCGGTGCCGCCCGCCTGCCGCGCCTGCTCGCCGCCCTCGCCGCGCAGTCGCACCCCGAGCTCGAGGTCGTCGTCGTCCTCGACGGCGTCGTCGACGACAGCGAGCAGGTGCTGCAGCGCTTCCCCGTCCGTCGCGTCGTGCTGCCCGAGAACCGCGGTCGCTCCGCGGCGCTCAACGCCGGCTTCGCGGCGGCGACGGGCGACGTGCTGATCCGCTGCGACGACGACCTCGAGCCGGCCCCCGGCTGGGCCGCCGCGCACGTCGGCGCGCACGTCGCTCAGCACGGCACCGAGCCGGTCGGCGTCGTCGGCCTCTGCCCGAACGTGTACCCCGACTCGGCCTACGCCCGCGCCTACGGTCGCGACGCCGACGCCCGCTTCCGCGCGCACGCGGCCGCGGTGCCCCCGGCGAGCGCCTGGCGTCTCTGGGGCGGCAACGTCTCGGTCACCCGGAGCACCTTCGACCGGGTCGGCGGCTACGGCGCCGACTACCGCGAGTACGGCTGGGAGGACGTCGACTGGGGCTACCGCCTGCACCGCCTCGGCCTGCCGGTGCGGCTCGAGCCGGGCGCCGAGGCCGCGCACCACGGGGCCTCGACGAGCACCGTGATCCGCAGCCGACGCGCGTTCCTCTCCGGCGCCGCGCGGCGCACCTTCGAGCGGCTGCATCCGGAGGCGAGGACGCCCGAGGAGGCGCCGGCCGGCCCCTGGGACGCGGCCGTCCGCGCGCTCGCCCGCGTCGAGTCGGAGGCGCGGCTCGCCCGCCTCGCCGCCGGAGTCGACGCCGTCCTGCCCGCCGTTCCGCGGGCGATCGGCCGCAAGCTCGTGGCGCTCACGGTCGAGTCCGCGGCGATCGCCGGCTACCAGCGGGCCGGCGCGCGACGTGCTTAG
- the galE gene encoding UDP-glucose 4-epimerase GalE, which translates to MRVLLIGGAGYIGSHTAVALLDAGHEVLVVDDLSHSGAGAIAAVEELTGARVPLLVADARDEERLARFVREHAPVDAVVLLAGLKAVGESVARPLEYYAVNLGIALAAFAVAETAGIRTIVFSSSAAVYRGDGPMPLAEDAPTGLDLANPYGKTKRMIEEVLTDLARADLARADPGLRAVSLRYFNPVGAHPSGLLGEDPRGAPSSLLPLVSRAAADPEHHVDVFGDDYDTPDGSGLRDYIHVADLAAGHVSALEHAPAGHTVYNLGTGTPTSVLELLDAFEAGSGAVVRRRVVARRPGDVAASWADPGKAARELHWRATRTIGEAVRDQWNRQTAGRSLAR; encoded by the coding sequence ATGCGAGTGCTTCTCATCGGCGGGGCGGGCTACATCGGCAGCCACACCGCCGTCGCGCTCCTGGACGCCGGGCACGAGGTGCTCGTCGTCGACGACCTCTCGCACTCCGGCGCCGGCGCGATCGCCGCGGTCGAGGAGCTGACCGGAGCACGCGTCCCGCTGCTCGTCGCCGACGCCCGCGACGAGGAGCGGCTGGCCCGCTTCGTCCGCGAGCACGCACCCGTCGACGCCGTCGTGCTGCTCGCCGGGCTGAAGGCCGTGGGCGAGTCGGTCGCCCGGCCGCTGGAGTACTACGCGGTGAATCTGGGCATCGCGCTCGCCGCGTTCGCGGTCGCCGAGACCGCCGGGATCCGCACGATCGTCTTCTCCAGCTCGGCGGCGGTGTACCGCGGCGACGGGCCGATGCCGCTCGCGGAGGACGCGCCGACCGGGCTCGATCTGGCCAACCCGTACGGCAAGACCAAGCGGATGATCGAGGAGGTCCTGACCGATCTCGCCCGTGCCGATCTCGCCCGTGCCGATCCGGGCCTTCGCGCCGTGAGCCTGCGCTACTTCAACCCCGTCGGCGCGCACCCCTCCGGGCTGCTCGGCGAGGACCCGCGCGGCGCCCCGAGCAGCCTCCTGCCGCTGGTCTCGCGGGCCGCCGCCGACCCGGAGCACCACGTCGACGTCTTCGGCGACGACTACGACACCCCCGACGGCTCGGGACTGCGCGACTACATCCACGTCGCGGATCTGGCCGCCGGCCACGTCTCCGCGCTCGAGCACGCGCCGGCCGGGCACACGGTCTACAACCTCGGCACGGGGACCCCGACCAGCGTCCTCGAGCTCCTCGACGCGTTCGAGGCGGGCAGCGGCGCCGTCGTCCGGCGGCGCGTCGTGGCCCGCCGCCCGGGCGACGTGGCGGCGAGCTGGGCCGACCCGGGCAAGGCCGCGCGCGAGCTGCACTGGCGCGCGACGCGGACGATCGGCGAGGCCGTGCGCGACCAGTGGAACCGGCAGACCGCGGGCCGCTCCCTCGCCCGCTGA